TGTTATTGCACAAGATCGCTGTGCGATGAAGGTTAATACAGACGGCATTTTACTTGGCTGTATTGCTGATGTAGAAGACTGTGAACACATTTTGGATATCGGCACTGGCACAGGCTTGATCACCCTTATGCTGGCGCAACGCAGTACAAAAACACAAGCGAAGATTATCGGTTTAGAAATTGAACCAAATGCATATGCACAATCCATTGAAAACGTCCAAAACTGTGCTTGGCATCCTCGTATTCAAATTGAACATCAAGATTTACTCAAATTTAAACCAACACAAAAATTTGATTTAATTGTATCCAATCCGCCTTACTTTGAGCATAGCTTGGCAAGCCGTTCCAACGAGCGAGATTTAGCCCGTTCGATTACCCAAGAGCATACTCAAAGCCATTTTCAATGGTTACAAAAAGCGTCAGAATTATTGACAGAACAAGGAAAAATCAGTTTTATTTTACCCGTTGATATGGCACAAAAATTGATGAAACAAGCCCCTGATTGTAACCTTTATTGTTGTGAAACGTGGGAAATTACCACCAAACAAACCAAAGCCCCAAAACGAATGGTGGTGACTTTTGCTAAACAAAATTTTTGTAAAAAACCACAAAAAAATGACCGCTTCTTCATCACGATTTACGACGAAAATAATCAATACACTGAACAGTTTAAATTATTAACGAAGGATTTTTATTTGGCATTTTAGATTTTTGCAAATTCTTAATAAAATATCACCGCTTACCCATATAAAAAAGCACCTCAGAAGCTGTATCCAACTTTTGAGGTGCATTCCATCATATTTTTACGGCTATTTTTTGTTTATAACATTGAATGATTCTCTTGCAACCACGCTTCAAACTTAGTTTTAATGTCAGCAGACACTTGCTCTAAGGACTGTGCTGCATTGATAACTATTGCCTTAGGGTTATGCTCTGTTAACTGTAAATAACGAGTGCGAGTGCGATGGAAGAAGTCGATATGCTGTTGTTCAATGCGATCCAACTCACCACGTCCTTTAGCACGCTCTAAACCGATTGTAGGATCAAGGTCAAGATAGACCGTTAAAACAGGCTCAAAATCACCAAGAATCGCGGTTTTGATTGATGTAAGTAAATCATCACTTAATCCACGCCCGCCACCTTGATAGGCTTGAGTGGACATATCGTGACGATCCCCAACAACCCAAATCCCTTTATCCAATGCAGGCTGAATAATGGTTTCCACAAGCTGAGTGCGTGCTGCATAAAGCATTAACAATTCGGCTTTATCTGTGGTATGTTCGTCACCAATCCCTTCTTTCCAAAGGTTACGTAAAGCTTCTGCAATCGGTGTGCCACCTGGTTCACGGGTCGTAATAAATTCAATATTGTGGGCTTGTAAACTTGCCATTACAATTTGCTGAGCATTGGTTTTTCCCGCCCCCTCAAGCCCTTCAATAACAATAAATTTTCCTTTTATCATTTTATTTATCCTTTTTTGATCTCAACCATTTTAAATATTCTTGTACGGCTTGGTTATGCTCTTTTAGTGTTTTACTAAATTTATGCCCCCCTGTACCATCTGCTACAAAGTAGAAATATGGCGTCGTGTCAGGATGTGCTACAGCATTGATTGCTTCCTCACTCGGCATTGCGATAGGAGTTGGCGGTAAACCATCAATTCGATAAGTATTATACTCTGTTGTCGTGCGTAAATCTCGCTTGGTAATATTGCCGTGATATTTATCGCCCATCCCATAAATTACCGTTGGATCTGTTTGTAATCGCATTTTTATTCTTAAACGATTCACAAAAACAGACGCAACTTGTGGACGCTCATCCGCTTTTGCGGTTTCTTTCTCCACAATAGATGCCAAAATCAGCATTTCATAAGGTGTACTAAGCGGTAGATTTTTATCACGATTTTGCCAAGCTTTATCTAAAATGCGTTTTTGTCTTTTATACAGACGTTTTAACAAAGCAAGATCAGTGGAATAAGGAATGTAATTGTAAGTATTTGGTGCGAGCCAACCTTCTAATTTTGGTTGCTCAATGCCTAATAATTTTGCAATTTCAGGCTCTGATTTATTTTTTAACGTCTGTTTTAAAAATTCAGCCCCTTGCCATTCTTTTTGCCAATCGTTAAAGGTTCTACCAGCTACAAAACGTAGCGAAAGTTGTGCTTCTTGCGTACCGTTAATGTGAATTAATAAATCTTCTAAGGTAGAAATTTTTTCTAATGAGAATACACCTGCTTTAAAGCGTTTAAACTTTGGATCAAAACGTAAAATGTAAGGAAGTAACATTGAGGGCTTAGATAATTTTTGCTCCACCAAAATATCCGCTAATCGCTTACTTGATGTGCCTCTTTCAACAATCAGAAAAGGAGAACTACTTGCTTGAACAGGCTGTTTAAGCACTTGAAAATATTGATAAATGCTGGCTGATATAATTCCTAGCAAGACAACAACCACAAAGAGAATTTTTTTAAACATAATAATATCTTAATAATAAAAAACAGCGGTAACTATACCAAAAAATAGTATAATTTTAAGATTTTTTTGTAAGTTTAGAAAATAAGTGGTGGGGCATGAAGGATTCGAACCTTCGACAAACGGATTAAAAGTCCGCTGCTCTACCAACTGAGCTAATGCCCCTAATAGGATAAAACCGATAGGATAAAAATGGTGGGGCATGAAGGATTCGAACCTTCGACAAACGGATTAAAAGTCCGCTGCTCTACCAACTGAGCTAATGCCCCTAAATAGGGTTTGAGAGAGATGGTGGGGCATGAAGGATTCGAACCTTCGACAAACGGATTAAAAGTCCGCTGCTCTACCAACTGAGCTAATGCCCCATCTCTATTCAACGAGGGCTTATCATACTGATTTTAGAAATCTAATCAAGCCTTTTTTTCAAAAATTTGCATAAATCTTGATTAAGTGGGTAGTTTACACACAATTTTGCAAATTTTGTGAGAAATATAACCGCTTTCTCACAAAATTTATCATTATGCTATCGCCCAAATTAAACCAAAAATATTATAAAACGCTTGGTTTAATCCTAATAAAATAAAAGCTAAAATCATCACTGAAAAATCTAACATCCCCGTTCTTGGTAAGAAACGACGAATTAACCCTAACACAGGTTCTGTAATTTGTGAAATAGTGTAATCTAAAGGATGATTCCCTTGCGTTACCCAACTCATTAAAGCACGAATTAAGGTTGTAAAGAATAGAATTTGTCCAAAGGTTTTAACTACACTCAATAAACCAACGGCAACCGCTGCGGTAATTGGAACCTGCACAAAGAAAAAGAAGAATAAGGCAGTGATGACGATCGCAATTAAAATTGCAGAAATATTGATGTTACCACGCACATTTGGAATGACTTTACTGACAGGATTCACCATTGCTTTGGTTAAGCGAATCAACGATTGTGAAATCGGCAAACTTGGGCTTACTCGGCAAAATTCTAGCCACGCACGCAAAATGAGTACGAAGCTAAAAAAGCTAATAACAATGTGTAATAATTGAATGATAAAATCCATTTTTATTATTCCTCGTCGTCATCAAAGAATTCAACGTCATCGGCTTCGTCATCAGGTGCGTTCGGATCTTCAAAATAAGTTCCCCAACCTTCGTATTCAGCACCTGCTTTTTCAATTAAAGGTAAAATTTCTTGCTGTTGTTTTGCGATCAATTCAGGTTTTAACTCAATTTCAGACACTACATCACAACAGAAAATAGTTGAACCGTCTTCTTCTTCAAACTCTTCCGCATCCGCAATTTCGTAACCCAATTTAAAAATATCGATCACTAATTTTTCTAATTTATCAAAATCACGGTGAGCAATGTGGTGTTCCACGATATAAAGTGCCTTTGGATCGCTTCCGTCATTAAATAAATTGGTGATAATTTCGTTGGTTTCTAAATCTAATTCTGCTTGATTATACATTTTGTTATTCCTCTGTTTGTACGTCTAAATCTTCTGGTTCAGAAAGCTCACTTTCCGCAAACCAGCTGTTAAGTTTGTCTGCTAATTTATCAATGCCAAAGCGTTTTAATGCGGAGTAGCATTGCACTTCAATGTCACCCTGAAACGGTAAAATTGCCTCACGCACCATTTTTAACTGTTTGCTACGCTGACTTTGATTTAATTTATCCGCTTTGGTTAAAAAAAGCAAAATCGGTAAATTTGAGGCCACTGCCCATTCGATCATTTGCTGATCGAGATCTTTTAACGGATGACGAATATCCATTAGGATCACGATCCCTTTTAGACATTCACGTTTTTGCAGATATTCCCCAAGTGATTTTTGCCATTTGATCTTCATCTGCTCTGGCACTGCCGCATAACCATACCCCGGTAAATCCACGATTTTACAGTTTGGTTCAACTTCAAATAAGTTGATTAACTGGGTTCGTCCCGGTGTTTTTGAGGTTTTTGCAAGGCTTTTTCGGTTTGTTAGCACGTTTAATGCCGTTGATTTACCCGCATTTGAACGCCCTGCAAATGCCACTTCGATCCCTGTATCTTCTGGAAGATGATCGATATCCGGTGCACTCGTGATGAAATGCGTTTTGTGATAATTTAATTTTGTTGTCATAATTTATTTTAACTTAAATGAAAGCCCTTGTTCGCCATATTCATTGGCTTCTGGAAAACTCTTAAAGCAACCCCATTCTAAGAGTAAAACGGTGCAAATAAACACAGGCATAACCACGCCCAATGCCCACGCCATTTTACCTTCGGTTGCCGATGATGCGACATAACATAATATTGGTGTAAGAAGAATAGCCACTTCTTTTGCCGAGCGATTTCGATCGTGTAAACGTTTGATAATAATCGCAAGTAAGCTATAAAAAGAAATCAAAAGAGGTAAAACCGTCAGTGTGGTTAGAACCTGTGTGCCAATAATGATATTCGCCATTATCAATAAAAAGACAAAATTTAGTCCAAAACCAATCCAAAAACCTTGACGATTCAAACGCCCTTCAAATGAAAAAAGTGCTTTATACCAAATCATATAATGTTCTCTTTTATTAAAGCGGTCAGATTTTGGGGAAAATTTGCAAATTCTTACTAAAATCCTACCGCTTACTATTGTGAATAATTGATAGATTTTCACATTGTACCACTTGCGTTATTGATAATGCTACCGCTGATTTTAAAATATAGTATACTATCTTTTATTTGCCAGCCTTAAGGTCATCCTATGGAAATCGAACTACTTGAAATCAAAAATTTTCTCTCTGAAATTGCCCCTTTTGATGAATTACCCGAACAAGCACTCAATGAATTAGCCCACAATATTGAAATCCGTTATTTTCGTGCTGAAACCCCTATTTTAAGCTACGGTGGGGAGATTGATTCCCTTTATGTGATCCGAAGTGGCGTGGTGGAAGTGTATCGTCGTAGTGGCAAACTGTATAACCGTATGACAGAGAAACAAATCTTTGGGCAAATGGGACTCTTTATGAATAATAAAGTGCGTTTTCCTGTGGTTGCGATTGAAGATACGCTTGCTTATTGTATTCCTGCCGAGATTTTTCATCGCTATTGTGATGAATACGAAGTGTTTGCGGATTTTATGGAAGTGGAAGGCACACAGCGTTTAAATCAAGCCATCTCCAATAGTGAAAATGACCTAACACAATCCAAAGTCAAAACCTTAATTACTCGCCCTG
This DNA window, taken from Phocoenobacter uteri, encodes the following:
- the rraB gene encoding ribonuclease E inhibitor RraB, coding for MYNQAELDLETNEIITNLFNDGSDPKALYIVEHHIAHRDFDKLEKLVIDIFKLGYEIADAEEFEEEDGSTIFCCDVVSEIELKPELIAKQQQEILPLIEKAGAEYEGWGTYFEDPNAPDDEADDVEFFDDDEE
- the mltG gene encoding endolytic transglycosylase MltG produces the protein MFKKILFVVVVLLGIISASIYQYFQVLKQPVQASSSPFLIVERGTSSKRLADILVEQKLSKPSMLLPYILRFDPKFKRFKAGVFSLEKISTLEDLLIHINGTQEAQLSLRFVAGRTFNDWQKEWQGAEFLKQTLKNKSEPEIAKLLGIEQPKLEGWLAPNTYNYIPYSTDLALLKRLYKRQKRILDKAWQNRDKNLPLSTPYEMLILASIVEKETAKADERPQVASVFVNRLRIKMRLQTDPTVIYGMGDKYHGNITKRDLRTTTEYNTYRIDGLPPTPIAMPSEEAINAVAHPDTTPYFYFVADGTGGHKFSKTLKEHNQAVQEYLKWLRSKKDK
- a CDS encoding tRNA1(Val) (adenine(37)-N6)-methyltransferase, yielding MKKANGFQFKQFVIAQDRCAMKVNTDGILLGCIADVEDCEHILDIGTGTGLITLMLAQRSTKTQAKIIGLEIEPNAYAQSIENVQNCAWHPRIQIEHQDLLKFKPTQKFDLIVSNPPYFEHSLASRSNERDLARSITQEHTQSHFQWLQKASELLTEQGKISFILPVDMAQKLMKQAPDCNLYCCETWEITTKQTKAPKRMVVTFAKQNFCKKPQKNDRFFITIYDENNQYTEQFKLLTKDFYLAF
- the yihA gene encoding ribosome biogenesis GTP-binding protein YihA/YsxC, with amino-acid sequence MTTKLNYHKTHFITSAPDIDHLPEDTGIEVAFAGRSNAGKSTALNVLTNRKSLAKTSKTPGRTQLINLFEVEPNCKIVDLPGYGYAAVPEQMKIKWQKSLGEYLQKRECLKGIVILMDIRHPLKDLDQQMIEWAVASNLPILLFLTKADKLNQSQRSKQLKMVREAILPFQGDIEVQCYSALKRFGIDKLADKLNSWFAESELSEPEDLDVQTEE
- the tmk gene encoding dTMP kinase gives rise to the protein MIKGKFIVIEGLEGAGKTNAQQIVMASLQAHNIEFITTREPGGTPIAEALRNLWKEGIGDEHTTDKAELLMLYAARTQLVETIIQPALDKGIWVVGDRHDMSTQAYQGGGRGLSDDLLTSIKTAILGDFEPVLTVYLDLDPTIGLERAKGRGELDRIEQQHIDFFHRTRTRYLQLTEHNPKAIVINAAQSLEQVSADIKTKFEAWLQENHSML
- a CDS encoding DUF805 domain-containing protein — encoded protein: MIWYKALFSFEGRLNRQGFWIGFGLNFVFLLIMANIIIGTQVLTTLTVLPLLISFYSLLAIIIKRLHDRNRSAKEVAILLTPILCYVASSATEGKMAWALGVVMPVFICTVLLLEWGCFKSFPEANEYGEQGLSFKLK
- a CDS encoding YggT family protein produces the protein MDFIIQLLHIVISFFSFVLILRAWLEFCRVSPSLPISQSLIRLTKAMVNPVSKVIPNVRGNINISAILIAIVITALFFFFFVQVPITAAVAVGLLSVVKTFGQILFFTTLIRALMSWVTQGNHPLDYTISQITEPVLGLIRRFLPRTGMLDFSVMILAFILLGLNQAFYNIFGLIWAIA